One Capillibacterium thermochitinicola genomic region harbors:
- a CDS encoding glucodextranase DOMON-like domain-containing protein, protein MWKYLLFFLGLCLLCAPVQGQVGGAQRPVEVYFEAVDPAGDDYGPGSYIYPRNLAFRPYEGLYDLLWFRVAGDGEQLFFDLRIKQVTNPWNAPEGFIHPVIHIYLDTRPGGRTAPLSEALGVKMAPQYGWEFALVGVGWESSRLVYLSGDQTLVETDLTAVYLPDQNIIRLSVPMAVVGRPQKSWRYYVLVGAYDGFGPGFLREIRTEPGDWHFGGGDNGRGTPGS, encoded by the coding sequence ATGTGGAAGTACCTTCTTTTTTTTCTTGGTCTCTGTCTGCTCTGTGCTCCGGTCCAAGGCCAGGTAGGCGGTGCACAACGGCCGGTCGAAGTTTATTTTGAGGCGGTTGATCCGGCAGGGGATGACTACGGGCCGGGAAGTTATATCTACCCCCGCAATCTGGCCTTCCGGCCGTATGAAGGCCTTTACGACCTGTTGTGGTTCCGCGTCGCCGGTGACGGCGAGCAGTTGTTCTTTGATCTTCGGATTAAGCAAGTGACCAACCCCTGGAACGCACCGGAGGGCTTTATCCATCCGGTGATCCATATTTACCTCGACACGCGGCCCGGTGGGAGAACCGCCCCGTTAAGTGAGGCGCTGGGTGTCAAGATGGCACCGCAGTACGGGTGGGAATTTGCGCTGGTGGGCGTGGGCTGGGAAAGTAGCCGGTTGGTTTATTTAAGCGGCGATCAAACTTTGGTCGAAACCGACCTGACCGCAGTCTACCTGCCGGATCAGAACATCATTCGTTTATCGGTACCCATGGCGGTGGTGGGCCGGCCGCAGAAAAGTTGGCGCTACTATGTGTTGGTCGGTGCTTATGATGGTTTTGGCCCCGGTTTTCTCCGGGAGATCCGGACCGAACCCGGCGACTGGCACTTTGGGGGGGGCGACAACGGACGCGGCACCCCGGGTTCTTGA
- a CDS encoding D-alanine--D-alanine ligase family protein, with protein sequence MGLKMALLYGGQSSEHEVSVMSAASVAQAIRGRIEVLPIGISKDGQWIPGLAPESLVERGCFEVSGGHGAAADADRIVQNRNGFLLGYLRETVDLVFPLLHGPMGEDGTVQGLLELAGIPYIGGGVMASAAGMDKEIMKALFKHHGLPVGDYLVFRRHEWEKDRARICTAIEDRLGYPCFVKPANMGSSVGISKAHNRAELEAAFSLALNFDRKVVVEAFLDGYEVECAVLGNEEPRASVPGEIVPGAEFYSYEDKYVKNDSELIIPARLTPEQTAEVQDLAVRAFKAVDCAGMGRVDFFVLKRDGRILVNEINTIPGFTKISMYPKLWAASGVPYPELIERLAELALERFRDRPRGRKA encoded by the coding sequence ATGGGGCTGAAAATGGCGCTGCTCTACGGCGGACAATCGAGCGAACATGAGGTTTCGGTGATGTCGGCGGCTTCCGTTGCCCAGGCGATCCGGGGAAGAATTGAAGTTTTGCCGATTGGGATTAGTAAAGACGGGCAGTGGATCCCCGGGCTCGCTCCGGAGTCGTTGGTGGAAAGGGGTTGCTTCGAGGTCAGCGGCGGTCATGGCGCGGCTGCTGATGCGGACCGGATCGTACAGAACCGGAACGGTTTTCTCCTGGGTTACCTGCGCGAAACGGTTGACTTGGTTTTTCCCCTGCTCCACGGACCAATGGGTGAAGACGGGACGGTGCAGGGGCTCTTGGAATTGGCCGGGATTCCCTATATCGGCGGCGGAGTAATGGCTTCGGCGGCCGGAATGGATAAAGAAATAATGAAAGCCCTTTTTAAACACCATGGTCTTCCTGTCGGTGATTATCTGGTTTTCCGGCGCCACGAATGGGAGAAAGACCGGGCGCGGATCTGCACCGCCATCGAAGACCGGCTGGGCTATCCTTGTTTTGTCAAACCGGCTAATATGGGGTCAAGTGTGGGTATCAGTAAAGCCCATAATCGCGCGGAGTTGGAAGCAGCTTTCTCCCTGGCCTTGAATTTTGACCGGAAAGTAGTGGTTGAGGCCTTTTTGGACGGCTACGAAGTGGAATGTGCGGTGCTTGGCAATGAAGAGCCCCGTGCCTCCGTACCGGGGGAGATTGTCCCGGGGGCGGAATTTTATAGTTACGAGGATAAATACGTGAAAAACGATTCCGAGTTGATTATTCCCGCCCGTCTGACCCCGGAACAAACCGCCGAAGTGCAGGATCTGGCGGTGCGGGCGTTTAAAGCGGTTGATTGTGCGGGAATGGGCCGCGTTGACTTTTTTGTCCTCAAGCGGGACGGACGGATCTTAGTTAATGAGATCAACACGATCCCCGGCTTTACCAAGATCAGTATGTACCCCAAGCTCTGGGCCGCCAGCGGTGTCCCCTATCCGGAGCTGATTGAACGCTTGGCCGAATTGGCTTTGGAACGTTTTCGGGACCGGCCCCGCGGCCGAAAAGCCTAG
- a CDS encoding DUF378 domain-containing protein yields the protein MDRLALILVIIGALNWLLVGLFQYDLVANLFGGMDSMVSRIIYTLVGLAGLWCLTLLFRDREQVKNK from the coding sequence ATGGACCGGTTAGCGTTGATTCTCGTGATCATCGGTGCCCTCAACTGGCTCTTGGTCGGCCTGTTCCAGTACGACCTGGTCGCCAACTTGTTTGGCGGGATGGATTCCATGGTCAGCCGGATCATCTACACCCTCGTTGGTCTGGCCGGACTCTGGTGCCTGACCTTGCTCTTTCGCGACCGCGAACAGGTTAAAAACAAATAA
- a CDS encoding LysM peptidoglycan-binding domain-containing protein, with translation MKGKKRYIRCGSFLLALLVMLLPVLASAQTYQVKPGDSLYLISRRFNVPTDTLKNGNNLASNMIYPGQTLIIPTAYTVRPGDSLYLIANRNGITLSSLRTTNNLWHDYLEIGQVLYLPLGQGSTNPNPGAPSGGSQFYTVRVNDSLYLIAKRFGTTIQALKTANKLSSDFIYPGQVLTIPTGTAPSNPGGNNGGPGGNYGNKYNLSQAEIELLARLVRAEAEGESYEGQVAVAASVLNRLNDPRYPNTISQIIYQVDQGKYYQYSPVMDGRINLPPTATSLKAVQDALNGWDPSNGAIGFYNPAKTTNKWVRSQPITAQIGNHVFFRN, from the coding sequence ATGAAAGGCAAAAAACGTTACATCCGGTGCGGATCATTCCTGCTGGCCCTGCTGGTCATGCTCTTGCCGGTTCTCGCCAGCGCCCAAACCTATCAAGTCAAACCGGGGGACTCACTGTATCTCATTTCCCGTCGTTTCAATGTCCCCACCGATACACTCAAAAACGGCAACAACTTGGCTTCTAATATGATATATCCCGGACAAACCCTGATTATCCCCACGGCCTATACGGTGCGCCCCGGTGATTCCCTTTACCTGATTGCCAACCGTAACGGAATTACGCTCTCCAGCTTACGCACCACCAATAACCTTTGGCATGACTACTTAGAAATCGGACAAGTTCTCTACCTGCCGCTCGGCCAGGGGAGCACCAACCCAAACCCCGGGGCGCCCTCCGGCGGTAGCCAGTTCTATACGGTCCGGGTCAACGACAGCCTTTACCTGATTGCCAAACGTTTCGGTACCACCATCCAAGCCCTGAAGACGGCAAACAAACTCTCTTCCGACTTTATTTATCCCGGACAAGTCTTGACGATCCCGACCGGCACGGCTCCTTCCAATCCCGGCGGAAACAACGGGGGGCCCGGCGGGAATTACGGGAATAAATACAACCTTTCCCAAGCGGAGATCGAGCTCCTCGCCCGTTTAGTCCGGGCGGAGGCCGAAGGGGAATCTTACGAGGGCCAAGTCGCCGTGGCCGCTTCCGTCCTCAACCGGCTCAACGACCCCCGTTACCCCAACACGATTAGCCAGATTATCTACCAGGTGGACCAGGGAAAATACTACCAATACAGTCCGGTGATGGATGGACGGATCAACTTGCCGCCCACCGCCACGAGCCTAAAAGCGGTCCAGGACGCCCTGAACGGGTGGGATCCTTCCAACGGGGCCATCGGTTTTTACAACCCGGCCAAAACCACGAACAAATGGGTCCGCTCCCAGCCGATCACCGCTCAGATCGGGAACCACGTTTTCTTCCGAAACTAA
- a CDS encoding MFS transporter — MDAKVKPTIGVLAAVPFIMVLGNSMLIPVLPAIQKALDVSLLQVGLLITAFSIPAGLTIPFAGMLSDHVGRKIVMVPALIIYGTGGLLAGAAALLFKENAYPYILGARIIQGIGAGGTYQLAMALSGDLIQDNERAQVLGLLEAANGLGKVVSPLAGAAIALIAWYMPFFVYGILALPIALAILFIAKEANAKQQAQPLSSYFTNLLQILKDKGVNLGIAFLCGLIVLFSLFGLLSYFSDLLEKTFHLQTFHRGLIIAVPVLAMAVTSYIFGIVLKQQMVKIMKGTILGGLALVALGLFCFPLGDGIVTKTIFATLIGTGTGMALPALNTLITSSAPTSERGLVTCLYGTVRFFGVAIGPPLFSFATKYGAPLIFWSNVGCVAGIAVLAFFFIQPQQILPESLKGGEG, encoded by the coding sequence ATGGATGCAAAAGTCAAACCAACAATCGGGGTTTTGGCTGCCGTCCCGTTTATTATGGTTTTGGGGAATTCAATGTTAATTCCGGTGCTCCCCGCCATCCAAAAGGCTTTGGACGTTTCCCTCTTGCAAGTCGGTCTCTTGATCACCGCCTTCTCGATCCCGGCCGGACTGACGATTCCCTTCGCCGGAATGCTCTCCGACCACGTCGGGCGGAAGATTGTCATGGTCCCCGCCCTCATTATCTACGGGACGGGCGGGCTGCTCGCCGGCGCTGCCGCTTTGCTCTTTAAAGAAAACGCCTATCCTTACATTTTGGGCGCCCGGATCATCCAGGGCATTGGGGCCGGGGGCACCTACCAGCTGGCCATGGCCTTGTCGGGCGATCTGATCCAAGACAACGAACGGGCTCAAGTCCTGGGCCTTTTAGAAGCGGCCAACGGACTGGGGAAGGTCGTCAGTCCGCTGGCGGGGGCGGCCATCGCTTTAATCGCTTGGTACATGCCGTTCTTTGTCTATGGAATCCTGGCTTTACCGATTGCCCTCGCCATCCTGTTCATTGCCAAAGAAGCAAACGCCAAGCAGCAGGCGCAACCCCTTTCCTCCTATTTCACCAATCTCCTCCAGATTCTCAAGGATAAAGGAGTAAACTTGGGGATTGCCTTCCTCTGCGGTCTCATCGTCCTTTTCTCCCTCTTCGGACTGTTAAGTTACTTCTCGGATCTCTTGGAAAAAACATTTCACCTTCAGACCTTCCACCGGGGTTTAATTATTGCCGTTCCTGTCCTGGCGATGGCGGTCACGTCCTATATTTTTGGGATTGTCCTCAAACAGCAGATGGTAAAGATCATGAAAGGAACCATCCTCGGCGGCCTTGCCCTCGTGGCGTTGGGTCTATTCTGCTTCCCGCTGGGTGATGGCATCGTCACTAAAACAATCTTTGCCACCTTGATCGGCACGGGCACCGGGATGGCCTTGCCCGCCCTGAACACCCTGATTACTTCTTCCGCGCCCACCAGCGAGCGGGGACTGGTCACCTGCCTGTACGGAACAGTCCGCTTCTTTGGGGTTGCCATCGGGCCTCCCCTGTTCAGCTTTGCCACCAAGTACGGCGCGCCGCTCATCTTCTGGAGCAACGTCGGGTGCGTGGCCGGCATTGCGGTTTTGGCCTTCTTCTTTATCCAACCCCAACAAATCCTGCCGGAAAGCCTGAAAGGGGGTGAGGGATAA
- the nadE gene encoding NAD(+) synthase: MRITVAQLNPVVGDLSGNLDRIEHLLAGEAADSDLLVLPELYLTGYPPFGLLEKEWFRQQAVAALERLRSISARYRQTAILVGAPTPTEAGTGMDWYNSALLYAGGELLWTQHKATLPAYDLFNEAAYFQPGQPAPVVTINGKRLGVFIGEDLWALSSATQEELKPSSLLTELAVQTGLIINLAAYPYYCGWEEKLYRFGAACAQRFRIPFLFVNQVGANEETIFCGQSLLFDGDGNTRYVAPAFQEAVAAVDLEPETSSGEASTPPPRPTARRMVYDALVLGIRDYARKTGFTKAVVGLSGGIDSALVCCLAAEALGPKNVLAVTMPSPYSSVGSVEDSRVLAQNLGIDFHVIPITTFLQSFLTGLRPYIGHQNDPGDTTEENLQARIRTNILLAFSNKYGYLVLTAGNKSELMVGYCTLGGADLSGGLAVLADVPKTMVYELAMEANREREVIPEAIIAKPPSAELRPNQLDQDTLPPLPHPRPDFGALS, translated from the coding sequence ATGCGGATCACCGTTGCACAACTGAACCCGGTGGTGGGTGATTTGAGCGGGAATCTGGACCGTATCGAGCACCTGTTGGCCGGGGAAGCGGCGGACAGCGATCTTTTGGTCCTGCCGGAACTTTATCTCACCGGATATCCGCCCTTTGGGCTCTTGGAGAAGGAGTGGTTTCGGCAGCAAGCCGTCGCGGCCCTGGAGCGTTTACGTAGTATATCGGCCCGCTACCGGCAAACTGCCATTTTAGTGGGTGCGCCGACACCAACGGAAGCGGGAACTGGAATGGACTGGTACAACTCGGCCCTTTTGTACGCCGGAGGAGAGCTTTTATGGACGCAGCATAAAGCCACGCTCCCCGCCTATGATCTGTTCAACGAGGCGGCTTATTTTCAACCGGGACAACCGGCACCCGTCGTAACGATTAACGGGAAACGCCTCGGCGTATTTATCGGGGAAGACCTTTGGGCACTATCCTCCGCCACGCAAGAGGAGTTGAAGCCGTCATCGTTGCTTACGGAATTGGCCGTGCAAACCGGGTTGATTATTAACCTGGCGGCTTACCCCTATTATTGCGGGTGGGAGGAGAAGCTGTACCGCTTTGGGGCCGCCTGTGCGCAACGCTTCCGGATTCCTTTCCTCTTTGTCAACCAGGTCGGTGCCAATGAAGAGACGATCTTCTGCGGACAAAGCCTTTTGTTCGACGGGGACGGGAACACGCGTTATGTGGCTCCTGCCTTTCAGGAAGCGGTGGCGGCGGTCGACCTTGAGCCGGAAACTTCCTCCGGGGAGGCGTCTACCCCTCCGCCCCGCCCGACGGCGCGACGGATGGTTTACGACGCTCTGGTCCTGGGGATTCGCGACTATGCCCGGAAAACCGGGTTTACCAAGGCCGTGGTCGGCCTCTCCGGCGGGATTGATTCCGCCCTGGTCTGTTGTTTGGCCGCCGAAGCTTTGGGTCCGAAGAATGTCCTGGCCGTGACGATGCCTTCCCCCTACTCCTCCGTCGGCAGCGTGGAGGATTCCCGGGTTTTGGCCCAAAACTTGGGGATTGACTTCCATGTGATCCCCATCACCACTTTTCTCCAGAGTTTTCTCACGGGCCTCCGCCCGTACATCGGCCACCAAAATGATCCGGGGGACACCACGGAAGAGAACTTGCAGGCCCGGATCCGGACCAACATTTTGCTGGCTTTCTCAAATAAATATGGTTATCTGGTGCTGACCGCCGGGAACAAAAGCGAATTGATGGTGGGTTATTGCACCCTGGGCGGCGCTGATCTGAGCGGCGGCCTGGCTGTCCTGGCCGACGTCCCAAAAACCATGGTTTACGAATTGGCAATGGAGGCCAACCGGGAGCGGGAAGTGATTCCGGAGGCGATCATCGCCAAGCCGCCCTCGGCGGAGCTGCGCCCGAACCAGCTGGATCAGGATACTCTCCCCCCCCTACCCCATCCTCGACCGGATTTTGGCGCTCTATCTTGA
- a CDS encoding murein hydrolase activator EnvC family protein, whose translation MRQEGQRSRFGRVLVFLSFLFFVPLLTAQEEAELERINRLIERTKQQLSTMKKQESSVLSALLTAQQELDQIELELERLDQRLRLVQREITKLEREQAQVEQELARLNRLQRERADQYNRRLVAVYKYGPLSYLELLVAAENFADLISKFEMVSYFLRADARLIAEVTAIKEEISAHQRTLQGKRRELDQQRAAVISLEKAAAEQQKLKAALVKKAEEELNKIQQDRKRLEAALDELEETSRQIEAEIKRRQQKEAMGTGKLIWPLPVKGRISSPFGERMHPILKQKRFHSGIDIAVPTGTDVLAADRGRVMISGWNGGYGYFIVIDHGNGLATAYAHNSRLLVKEGDVVAQGQVIAKSGSTGLSTGPHLHFEVRKEGAPVDPAGYLPK comes from the coding sequence ATGCGGCAAGAAGGACAACGCAGCAGGTTTGGCCGGGTCCTTGTTTTCCTGTCCTTCCTTTTCTTTGTCCCTCTCCTTACGGCTCAGGAAGAAGCGGAGCTGGAGCGGATCAACCGTTTAATCGAACGGACAAAACAGCAGCTCTCGACCATGAAAAAACAGGAGTCATCGGTCTTGAGTGCTTTGCTCACCGCCCAGCAGGAACTGGATCAGATTGAGTTGGAACTGGAGAGGTTGGACCAAAGATTGCGCCTGGTGCAACGGGAGATCACCAAGTTGGAACGGGAACAGGCCCAGGTGGAACAGGAATTAGCCCGGTTGAATCGCCTCCAACGCGAACGGGCGGATCAATACAACCGGCGTTTGGTTGCGGTCTACAAATACGGTCCGTTGAGTTATTTGGAATTGCTGGTGGCCGCGGAGAATTTTGCGGATTTAATCAGTAAATTCGAGATGGTCTCCTATTTTCTACGGGCCGATGCCCGTTTGATCGCGGAAGTAACGGCGATTAAGGAAGAGATCAGCGCCCACCAAAGAACGCTCCAAGGGAAAAGACGGGAACTGGATCAACAGCGGGCCGCGGTAATTTCCTTGGAAAAAGCTGCGGCGGAGCAGCAGAAACTCAAAGCGGCGCTGGTCAAAAAGGCCGAAGAAGAGCTGAACAAGATCCAGCAGGACCGGAAGAGATTAGAAGCCGCCCTTGATGAGCTGGAAGAGACTTCGCGGCAGATCGAGGCGGAAATTAAACGACGGCAGCAAAAAGAAGCCATGGGCACCGGCAAGCTGATCTGGCCGCTTCCCGTCAAAGGACGGATCAGCTCGCCGTTCGGGGAACGGATGCACCCGATTCTGAAGCAGAAACGGTTCCACTCCGGCATCGATATCGCCGTCCCCACCGGCACCGATGTACTGGCGGCGGACCGGGGGCGGGTCATGATCAGCGGCTGGAACGGCGGGTACGGCTACTTTATCGTAATCGACCACGGGAACGGCCTGGCAACCGCCTATGCCCATAATTCGCGGCTTTTAGTAAAAGAAGGGGATGTGGTGGCCCAGGGGCAAGTGATTGCCAAATCGGGAAGCACGGGCTTGAGTACCGGCCCCCATCTCCATTTTGAGGTGCGTAAAGAAGGGGCTCCCGTTGATCCGGCCGGTTATTTACCGAAGTAA
- a CDS encoding bacteriohemerythrin → MQKRGAAMLIKWTPQYAVGVPEIDQQHQELFSKVNDLLEACQRGEGKQEIGNVLSFLEEYVKIHFGTEEKAMLDNAYPEYEQHRAQHQKFVENFLELKAKFEAEGAGIWLVAHTNRVVVDWLIKHIMMTDTKLGSFLKSKQGN, encoded by the coding sequence ATGCAGAAAAGAGGTGCTGCCATGTTGATCAAATGGACCCCCCAATACGCGGTTGGCGTGCCGGAGATCGACCAACAACACCAGGAGCTCTTCAGCAAAGTCAATGATCTTTTGGAAGCCTGTCAACGCGGGGAAGGAAAGCAAGAGATCGGCAATGTGTTGTCTTTTTTGGAGGAGTACGTGAAGATTCACTTTGGGACGGAAGAAAAGGCGATGCTTGATAATGCTTATCCCGAGTATGAACAGCACCGGGCACAACACCAAAAGTTTGTGGAGAATTTTTTGGAATTGAAAGCGAAGTTTGAAGCCGAGGGGGCTGGCATCTGGCTGGTCGCCCACACCAACCGGGTAGTGGTTGATTGGTTGATTAAACATATTATGATGACCGATACTAAACTAGGAAGTTTCCTAAAAAGCAAACAAGGAAATTAA
- a CDS encoding metal-sensitive transcriptional regulator, producing the protein MVQHGVDYIDQISGDIKEDLLKRLRRIEGQVRGLQRMIEEERSCQEVVYQAAAVKAAVVQVAMTILSNQLATCLAQEMAKGGNPEAAVKRFTEVFKKFY; encoded by the coding sequence ATGGTCCAGCATGGGGTTGATTATATTGACCAGATTTCCGGAGATATTAAAGAAGACCTCTTGAAACGTTTGCGCCGCATTGAAGGCCAGGTGCGGGGGTTGCAACGGATGATTGAAGAGGAGCGTTCCTGTCAGGAAGTGGTCTACCAGGCGGCGGCGGTGAAAGCGGCCGTGGTGCAAGTGGCAATGACGATCTTAAGCAATCAACTGGCAACCTGCCTCGCACAGGAAATGGCCAAGGGGGGTAACCCCGAGGCGGCGGTGAAGCGCTTTACCGAAGTCTTCAAGAAGTTTTACTAA
- a CDS encoding FMN-binding glutamate synthase family protein — MKLFGLGVLAAITGLIVFFCLLVVASRGLISLIFAFLYKRITTDRYWSNLFETYNLAKKIGLDRLVEAELRSAHGQPPERPFGRRNVVSPWQDLYFNPVYFYRQPLLDYTKIGTEVVIGPEAKYPLKIRIPVLIGGMAYGTALSAKTKQALALGATMAGTAANTGNGPFLPAERAAAEKLIIQYARGSWAKDMEVLQKADAVEIQLGQGLWGPAPAELSPRRLARNPQLRHLLGVKPGEKAVIPPRLLEVKTNQELKELVRAIRAQTEGVPVGFKLGATQWLERELEILVQAKPDFIAIDGMEGGTHGGLGSSLDALGTPTLYALVRARRFLDEKNLSGRISLLIGGGLYTGIDFLKALALGADAVFIGTIALLALVHTQAVKVLPWEPPTKLIYEGSKQNNKLNIDQGAQSLANFLKAAVQEMQVAALCLGKEHLSAVDKTDLSTPSRELAAYLGIRWCGDPVV, encoded by the coding sequence ATGAAACTATTCGGCCTAGGTGTTTTGGCGGCCATAACAGGGTTGATCGTCTTCTTCTGCCTGCTGGTGGTGGCCAGCCGGGGATTAATCTCCCTCATCTTCGCGTTTTTGTATAAACGGATTACCACCGATCGTTACTGGAGCAATCTATTTGAAACGTATAATCTGGCGAAAAAGATTGGGCTCGACCGGTTGGTCGAGGCGGAATTGCGATCGGCCCACGGGCAACCGCCGGAGCGGCCCTTTGGGCGCCGCAATGTGGTTTCGCCCTGGCAAGATCTTTATTTTAATCCGGTTTATTTCTACCGCCAGCCGTTGTTGGACTACACGAAAATCGGGACGGAAGTGGTAATTGGCCCGGAGGCCAAGTATCCTTTGAAGATAAGGATCCCGGTGCTGATTGGGGGGATGGCCTACGGGACTGCTTTAAGCGCAAAAACCAAGCAAGCGCTGGCTTTGGGGGCGACCATGGCCGGAACGGCGGCCAACACCGGGAACGGGCCTTTTTTGCCGGCGGAAAGAGCCGCCGCCGAGAAACTGATCATTCAATACGCCCGGGGGAGCTGGGCGAAGGACATGGAGGTTTTGCAAAAGGCGGATGCCGTCGAGATCCAGCTGGGGCAGGGCTTGTGGGGACCGGCCCCGGCCGAGCTCTCCCCCCGCCGCTTGGCCCGCAACCCCCAACTGCGTCACCTTTTAGGCGTAAAGCCGGGGGAAAAAGCGGTGATCCCGCCCCGTTTGTTGGAGGTGAAAACAAACCAGGAATTAAAGGAATTGGTGAGGGCGATCCGGGCGCAAACGGAAGGCGTACCGGTGGGATTTAAACTGGGGGCCACCCAATGGCTCGAACGGGAACTGGAGATCCTGGTCCAGGCCAAACCCGATTTTATTGCCATTGACGGGATGGAAGGGGGGACCCACGGCGGGCTGGGTTCCAGTTTGGACGCTTTGGGTACGCCCACGCTTTACGCTTTGGTGCGGGCGCGACGGTTCTTGGACGAGAAAAATTTGTCAGGCAGGATCTCCCTGTTGATTGGGGGCGGACTCTATACGGGCATAGATTTCCTTAAAGCTTTGGCTTTGGGGGCGGATGCGGTTTTTATCGGGACCATTGCCCTCCTTGCTTTGGTTCATACCCAGGCGGTCAAGGTTCTGCCGTGGGAACCGCCGACCAAATTGATTTATGAAGGGTCAAAACAGAACAACAAGCTCAATATCGATCAAGGGGCGCAAAGCCTGGCTAATTTCTTGAAAGCCGCGGTGCAGGAGATGCAGGTGGCCGCTTTGTGTTTAGGGAAAGAACATCTGAGTGCGGTGGATAAAACGGATCTGTCCACACCCAGCCGGGAACTGGCTGCCTATTTGGGGATCAGGTGGTGCGGGGACCCGGTCGTATAG
- a CDS encoding D-alanyl-D-alanine carboxypeptidase family protein has product MQMTRSKRWATLFLIGTLLIASTLSTWAQTSDPLRIQAEAAILVDAASGMILYQKNADQPLAMASMSKILTEYLILEAINNQQISWEDTTSISEYAYRVSQNLSLSNVPLRRNEHYTIRELYEAMAIYSANGATIALAEVLAGSETEFVRLMNAKAKELGMKNFTFVNSTGLNNKDLFGMHPAGTADAENLASAKDTALLALRILQDYPEVLNVASIPRKTFRPDTPDAIRMDNWNWMLPELIYGYEGIDGLKTGSTALAGYCFTATAQRNDRRLISVVMNSRSYADRFQETKKLLDYGFNNFERKELVPAGYQVPEQPDLPVQKGRTNRVGIATAKPLTLLIRRGEAEHYQPQVQLETERLTAPVTKGQQVGRLVATYTGPTQYEYLTADGPLRESVALVTTAEVEKAGFVRLILQQIRAFFSWLAQQIRGLF; this is encoded by the coding sequence ATGCAAATGACACGCAGTAAACGGTGGGCGACGCTCTTTCTCATTGGAACGTTACTTATCGCATCAACCTTATCAACCTGGGCCCAGACTTCTGATCCGCTCCGGATCCAGGCGGAAGCCGCAATCCTGGTCGACGCCGCTTCCGGAATGATTCTCTACCAGAAAAACGCGGACCAACCTTTGGCCATGGCCAGCATGTCAAAGATTCTCACCGAATATTTAATCCTGGAAGCCATCAACAATCAACAAATCTCCTGGGAAGATACGACCAGTATCAGCGAATATGCGTACCGTGTTTCCCAGAATCTCTCCCTCTCCAATGTTCCGCTCCGCCGGAATGAGCATTACACCATCAGGGAACTTTACGAAGCAATGGCCATCTATTCGGCCAACGGCGCAACCATCGCCCTGGCGGAAGTACTGGCGGGCAGTGAAACCGAGTTCGTACGCCTGATGAACGCCAAAGCAAAAGAGTTGGGGATGAAAAACTTCACCTTTGTCAATTCCACCGGTTTAAACAATAAAGATTTATTCGGGATGCACCCGGCCGGGACGGCCGACGCGGAAAATCTGGCTTCCGCCAAAGATACGGCGTTACTTGCCCTGCGTATCCTGCAGGATTATCCGGAAGTGCTAAACGTCGCTAGCATCCCCCGGAAAACCTTCCGTCCCGACACTCCGGATGCTATTCGCATGGACAACTGGAACTGGATGTTACCGGAACTGATTTACGGCTACGAAGGGATCGACGGGTTAAAAACCGGCTCGACGGCCCTGGCGGGCTATTGTTTTACCGCCACCGCCCAGCGGAATGATCGCCGCCTCATTTCTGTAGTGATGAATAGTCGTTCCTACGCCGACCGTTTCCAGGAAACCAAAAAACTGCTGGATTACGGGTTTAACAACTTTGAACGGAAAGAACTGGTCCCCGCGGGTTATCAGGTTCCGGAGCAGCCCGATCTCCCGGTGCAAAAGGGGAGAACCAACCGGGTGGGTATTGCCACGGCCAAACCGTTAACCCTCCTCATCCGGCGAGGCGAAGCCGAGCACTACCAACCGCAAGTGCAGTTGGAAACGGAGCGCCTCACCGCCCCGGTCACCAAAGGCCAACAAGTCGGTAGACTGGTCGCCACTTATACGGGGCCAACCCAATACGAGTATCTGACTGCCGATGGCCCGCTGCGGGAAAGCGTAGCACTGGTGACCACGGCCGAGGTGGAAAAAGCCGGCTTTGTCCGGCTTATCCTCCAACAGATCCGCGCCTTCTTTTCCTGGCTAGCCCAACAGATCCGCGGTCTGTTTTAA
- the trxA gene encoding thioredoxin, with amino-acid sequence MALTLNQDNFKTEVLDYKGVAMVDFWAPWCGPCRMVAPIIDQLAEEYAGKVKIGKVNTDENMALSTQYQIMTIPTMLIFKDGKVVDTINGALPKQRIAAVLDKWIS; translated from the coding sequence ATGGCATTGACGTTAAACCAGGACAACTTTAAAACGGAAGTGCTCGACTATAAGGGCGTGGCGATGGTTGATTTTTGGGCACCTTGGTGTGGTCCTTGCCGGATGGTGGCCCCGATCATAGACCAGCTGGCCGAGGAGTATGCGGGAAAAGTAAAGATTGGGAAGGTGAACACCGACGAAAACATGGCCCTTTCCACCCAGTACCAGATCATGACGATCCCAACCATGCTCATCTTTAAAGACGGCAAAGTGGTGGACACCATCAACGGCGCGCTCCCCAAACAGCGGATTGCCGCTGTTCTTGACAAATGGATTTCATAA